A single window of Clostridia bacterium DNA harbors:
- a CDS encoding phage minor capsid protein, whose product MDAATALIQIYRNAYMRLLESIAQKELACKSTRYQRALIGDVRSTLGQLDKTTEAWVKTQIPKMYKYGVDAAALPWTMNDLVPPPLPQGFAQVHQAAVEAIAQNMANQLKDATAFVGRRIEDQVRTATLEATAQKFATGETLRDMKADLVNTFVDEGLTAIKDGSGRQWRLDTYAEMVTRTTTAEAANTGTMMQLKGFGHDLVQMTEHRSPCEICAMYEGRVYSIEGKTPGYPRLDQVPGFADGYNNIHPNCIHAVAAYIPNFDKDAEARRARSNAPFEDKRSDADKAAYERSQQQNTLRRDRKRLEEKVAVLPKDSDEYKAAREKLRETRSQQQSLGREQRAWKEQSAKENRAYYAARDAGQDVKMPGLR is encoded by the coding sequence ATGGACGCAGCAACAGCCCTGATCCAAATCTACCGCAATGCCTACATGCGACTGCTTGAAAGTATCGCCCAAAAGGAGCTAGCGTGCAAGAGCACACGATACCAGCGGGCACTCATTGGCGATGTGCGGTCGACCCTCGGGCAGCTCGACAAGACGACTGAGGCATGGGTTAAGACCCAAATTCCCAAGATGTATAAATACGGTGTTGACGCTGCCGCATTGCCGTGGACGATGAATGATCTCGTACCGCCTCCGTTGCCTCAGGGTTTTGCGCAGGTGCACCAGGCCGCTGTCGAGGCTATCGCACAGAACATGGCCAATCAACTCAAGGATGCCACGGCGTTTGTCGGACGGCGCATTGAGGACCAGGTGAGAACGGCGACGCTGGAGGCTACGGCGCAGAAGTTTGCGACAGGCGAGACACTACGCGACATGAAGGCCGACTTGGTCAACACCTTCGTTGACGAGGGCCTGACGGCGATTAAGGACGGCTCAGGTCGTCAGTGGCGACTCGACACCTACGCTGAGATGGTCACGCGCACCACCACTGCAGAGGCGGCCAATACGGGCACGATGATGCAACTTAAAGGGTTTGGGCATGACCTGGTGCAGATGACAGAGCATCGCTCGCCGTGCGAGATCTGCGCCATGTATGAGGGGCGCGTATACAGCATCGAGGGCAAGACACCAGGGTATCCGAGGCTAGATCAGGTTCCGGGCTTTGCAGACGGATACAACAATATTCACCCAAACTGTATACACGCTGTGGCCGCGTATATTCCCAACTTTGACAAGGACGCCGAAGCTCGTCGGGCTAGGAGCAACGCGCCATTCGAGGACAAGCGGAGCGATGCCGACAAAGCGGCGTATGAGCGCTCACAACAGCAGAACACGCTCAGACGTGATCGCAAGCGCTTGGAAGAAAAGGTTGCTGTGTTGCCCAAGGATAGCGATGAATACAAGGCTGCCCGCGAGAAACTGCGGGAGACGCGCAGCCAACAGCAGTCACTTGGGCGAGAGCAGCGAGCATGGAAGGAACAGTCGGCGAAGGAGAACAGGGCCTACTACGCGGCGAGGGATGCAGGGCAGGACGTGAAAATGCCAGGATTGCGGTAG
- a CDS encoding SLOG family protein codes for MKLIIAGTRNAADAADEVCCAICEFELAYDVTELVSGASGNVDLAGEEWARENDIPIKRFPADWDKHGKAAGPIRNREMAEYADALLAGWDGESKGTANMILEMHRQGKPVFVWRVSECVS; via the coding sequence ATGAAGCTCATCATCGCAGGCACTCGTAACGCAGCAGATGCCGCCGATGAAGTTTGCTGTGCAATATGCGAATTCGAGTTGGCGTATGATGTCACCGAACTGGTCAGCGGCGCGTCGGGCAATGTTGACTTAGCGGGTGAAGAATGGGCACGAGAAAACGACATTCCCATCAAGCGTTTTCCTGCCGACTGGGACAAGCACGGCAAGGCGGCAGGCCCTATTCGTAATCGCGAGATGGCAGAATACGCGGACGCGCTCTTAGCTGGGTGGGACGGCGAGAGCAAGGGCACGGCGAACATGATCCTAGAGATGCACAGACAGGGCAAGCCGGTATTCGTGTGGAGGGTGAGCGAGTGCGTATCGTAG
- a CDS encoding phage portal protein has product MADKLTDMNWLDRGKPWPPKSETARLKLYDENRKLFKGDHAEVFTENWNRLKRDDQRSLELVLNWFKRLSTLWADLLFGEPPTITAGERESAEQAACKRIIKDNDLMNVGYKVALDTSAMGTGLFKIRYDGDKRRAYIEAQPPELWFPVFNPDNINEVLAHVLAWTTVVESRRGTLTAEVHYTDRIMTYRYEVINDRIGRLLESATGPNPAVVKHGLGEFLVIPAPNLQTSNDPFGIDDYSDIDSIICELEVRIAQISRILDKNAEPSLAGPESMLEFDPDTHEYKLQGGSKYFPIPLGANAAGAVPQYVTWGGELSAAFEQFNVLLDQLYTLSETSAAAFGNIKAGMAESGSALRRLMMAPLAKVNRMRMRFDPALCKAIGLCAALEVAQGMPGAVMLDNVHITWQDGLPDDEMEQANIMSTRKGAGLISTERAIQHLDGLEGEELEAELDRIAADQMQIAPPGPSMTNLGGIFEGLGLPQETNKPA; this is encoded by the coding sequence ATGGCTGACAAGCTGACTGATATGAACTGGCTCGATAGAGGCAAGCCATGGCCGCCCAAGAGCGAAACGGCGAGGCTGAAGTTGTATGACGAAAACCGCAAGCTCTTCAAAGGCGACCATGCTGAGGTGTTCACCGAGAACTGGAATCGGCTCAAGCGCGACGATCAGAGGAGCCTGGAACTGGTGTTGAACTGGTTCAAGCGCCTATCCACGCTATGGGCCGACTTGCTATTCGGTGAGCCGCCTACGATCACGGCTGGTGAGCGCGAGTCGGCGGAGCAGGCGGCGTGTAAACGCATCATCAAGGACAACGACCTGATGAATGTGGGCTACAAGGTGGCCCTAGACACGTCGGCTATGGGCACGGGGCTATTCAAGATCAGGTATGACGGCGACAAACGCAGGGCTTACATCGAGGCGCAGCCACCGGAATTGTGGTTTCCAGTGTTCAACCCGGACAACATCAATGAAGTTCTAGCTCATGTATTGGCGTGGACAACTGTGGTCGAGAGCAGGCGAGGGACTCTGACCGCCGAGGTCCATTATACCGACCGGATCATGACCTACCGCTATGAGGTGATCAATGACCGGATCGGGCGACTGCTGGAGAGCGCTACGGGGCCGAACCCAGCAGTGGTGAAACATGGTCTCGGAGAGTTCCTGGTGATCCCGGCGCCCAACCTGCAGACGTCGAATGACCCGTTCGGGATTGACGACTACTCAGACATCGACTCCATCATCTGTGAATTGGAAGTGCGCATAGCGCAGATCAGCCGCATACTCGACAAGAATGCCGAACCGAGCCTCGCAGGGCCTGAGAGCATGCTGGAGTTTGATCCCGATACGCACGAGTATAAACTGCAGGGCGGGAGCAAGTATTTCCCAATACCATTAGGCGCTAATGCAGCAGGCGCGGTGCCTCAGTATGTCACGTGGGGCGGCGAGCTGAGTGCGGCGTTTGAGCAGTTCAATGTATTACTAGATCAGCTTTACACTCTATCCGAGACTTCCGCCGCGGCCTTCGGCAACATCAAAGCAGGCATGGCTGAGAGTGGCTCGGCGCTGAGACGTCTGATGATGGCACCACTCGCCAAAGTTAACCGCATGCGCATGCGCTTTGACCCGGCGCTATGCAAGGCAATCGGCCTATGCGCGGCGCTTGAGGTCGCTCAGGGCATGCCAGGAGCAGTAATGCTCGACAACGTGCACATCACATGGCAGGACGGCCTGCCGGATGACGAGATGGAGCAGGCCAACATAATGTCCACACGCAAGGGCGCGGGGCTGATTAGCACTGAGCGAGCCATACAGCATTTGGACGGGCTGGAAGGCGAGGAGTTGGAGGCCGAGCTTGACCGGATAGCAGCAGACCAGATGCAGATTGCGCCTCCGGGGCCGAGCATGACAAACCTGGGCGGGATATTCGAGGGGCTAGGGCTACCGCAGGAGACCAATAAACCGGCATAG
- a CDS encoding Lar family restriction alleviation protein yields the protein MSELKPCPFCGGKAQYLSARTEERSGVMLHTVCCTVCGASTRTCSNRQLACAVWSRRVQAGYERKELPFGARKGDGTDAIFCGPAGDLGPAEVTAVLSEREEAGE from the coding sequence ATGAGTGAGCTGAAACCCTGCCCCTTCTGCGGCGGCAAGGCCCAATACCTCTCTGCCCGTACAGAGGAGCGCAGTGGGGTGATGCTCCACACAGTGTGCTGCACGGTATGCGGTGCGAGCACTAGAACGTGTAGCAACCGACAGCTAGCGTGTGCCGTGTGGAGCAGGCGGGTGCAGGCGGGGTACGAGCGGAAAGAGCTTCCGTTTGGTGCGCGGAAAGGCGACGGTACAGACGCGATATTCTGTGGCCCGGCCGGGGATTTGGGGCCTGCCGAAGTGACAGCCGTGCTGAGCGAGCGGGAGGAGGCAGGGGAATGA
- a CDS encoding PBSX family phage terminase large subunit, with amino-acid sequence MARATKRFTWGGFSRQGLTSIAESTARLNIWEGAVRSSKTICSLVRWLEYVKAGPPGDLLMTGKTERTLKRNILDPIESIVGRGNFRCNMGSGEARLFDRRVYIAGANDERSESKIRGVTLAGAYGDELTLWPESFFRMLLSRLSVEGASLFGTTNPDGPMHWLKVDYLDRAGELNLRSWHFELEDNPNLSREFVESLKREYTGLWYKRFISGLWVMAEGAVYDMWDEDKRLFRDMPDKFTRMAVGVDYGTANPTAFVLAGQSGAQIYVPAEYYYDSRRTGRQKTDSEYAKDLKEFIAGKGVQAIVIDPSAASFIAECRRQGIGPIRHADNSVLDGIRDVSSHMSRDVLFVHENCKNLRKELSGYVWDAKAQAKGEDRPVKVNDHAADALRYVIRTIWPARMGSTLG; translated from the coding sequence TTGGCAAGGGCGACTAAGAGATTCACGTGGGGTGGGTTCTCGCGACAGGGCCTAACGAGCATCGCGGAGTCTACAGCCAGGCTGAACATCTGGGAAGGCGCTGTCAGATCATCGAAAACCATCTGCTCGCTGGTGCGTTGGCTGGAGTATGTCAAGGCAGGGCCACCGGGCGACCTGCTCATGACCGGCAAGACCGAGCGGACACTGAAGCGCAACATACTGGACCCTATAGAGAGCATCGTAGGCCGTGGTAACTTCCGCTGTAACATGGGCAGCGGCGAAGCTCGACTGTTCGATCGGCGGGTATACATCGCAGGAGCAAACGACGAGCGGTCGGAAAGCAAGATCCGGGGTGTGACTCTTGCCGGGGCATACGGCGATGAGCTGACCCTGTGGCCCGAAAGCTTCTTCAGGATGCTTCTTTCGCGCTTGAGTGTGGAAGGGGCATCTTTGTTTGGCACGACAAACCCCGATGGCCCCATGCATTGGCTGAAGGTTGACTACCTGGATCGTGCCGGGGAACTCAACCTACGATCCTGGCATTTCGAGTTAGAGGACAACCCGAACCTCTCGCGGGAGTTTGTAGAGAGCCTGAAGCGCGAGTATACCGGGCTATGGTATAAGCGCTTTATATCCGGCTTATGGGTGATGGCCGAGGGCGCAGTCTACGACATGTGGGATGAGGATAAGCGCCTCTTCCGTGACATGCCGGATAAGTTCACCCGTATGGCTGTGGGCGTGGACTATGGGACAGCCAACCCCACCGCGTTTGTGCTGGCCGGTCAATCGGGTGCCCAAATCTATGTGCCGGCTGAGTATTACTATGACTCGCGCAGGACCGGCAGGCAGAAAACGGACTCAGAATACGCCAAGGATTTGAAGGAGTTTATTGCAGGCAAAGGCGTCCAGGCCATAGTTATTGACCCTTCGGCGGCGTCATTCATCGCCGAGTGCAGACGGCAGGGCATCGGGCCTATCCGACACGCCGACAACTCCGTGCTCGACGGCATACGAGACGTGTCCAGCCACATGAGCCGGGACGTGTTGTTTGTGCACGAGAATTGTAAGAATCTGCGCAAGGAGCTATCAGGTTACGTGTGGGACGCCAAAGCACAGGCGAAGGGTGAGGACAGGCCGGTTAAGGTTAACGACCATGCGGCAGACGCATTGAGGTACGTAATACGCACCATATGGCCCGCAAGAATGGGTTCAACGCTGGGGTGA
- a CDS encoding DUF4355 domain-containing protein, producing the protein MADTDTKSEKTEQTPDVQVNTDTPTAGDAGKTFTQAEVDSIVEKRLARAAKEKEKALEDERKKATMTETEKLKAAKEEAEANATKTLEAANEMFIRAEVKSIAADMGLVDGDAAYALIDRDSVELKSGKVTGVKEALEALVKTKPWIKRAEGKGGSVGAGTNPGGAPNSKTDMNAFIRKAAGRG; encoded by the coding sequence ATGGCAGACACGGATACTAAGAGCGAGAAGACCGAACAAACCCCTGACGTGCAGGTCAACACGGATACACCCACGGCGGGAGATGCCGGTAAGACGTTCACCCAGGCCGAAGTTGACTCTATCGTCGAGAAGCGCCTGGCTAGGGCAGCCAAGGAAAAAGAGAAAGCCCTGGAAGATGAGCGCAAAAAAGCAACGATGACCGAGACCGAAAAGTTGAAGGCTGCCAAGGAAGAGGCAGAGGCCAATGCTACCAAGACGCTGGAAGCCGCAAACGAGATGTTTATACGCGCCGAAGTCAAGTCCATAGCTGCAGACATGGGACTCGTGGACGGAGATGCGGCGTATGCGCTCATCGACCGCGACAGTGTAGAGCTCAAGAGCGGCAAGGTAACAGGCGTCAAGGAGGCTCTGGAAGCCCTGGTCAAGACAAAACCCTGGATCAAGAGGGCTGAAGGCAAGGGTGGTAGCGTGGGGGCCGGGACCAATCCGGGCGGAGCGCCCAATAGTAAAACAGACATGAATGCCTTCATTCGGAAGGCGGCAGGCCGGGGCTAA
- a CDS encoding RusA family crossover junction endodeoxyribonuclease, translating into MRIVVPGTPVPKARARTVTRGSRTHSYTPERTKEWEETVQWIAAQHRPPSPLRGPLAVAMTFYLPRPKKGKREYPSVRPDIDNYCKTVMDALNGMIWQDDGQIVQLEAIKQYGDPRVEIEIREVG; encoded by the coding sequence GTGCGTATCGTAGTTCCCGGCACTCCAGTGCCCAAGGCGAGAGCGAGGACAGTCACCCGGGGCAGCAGGACACACAGCTACACGCCCGAGCGAACGAAAGAGTGGGAGGAGACGGTGCAATGGATTGCAGCCCAGCACCGTCCGCCATCCCCACTACGAGGCCCATTAGCCGTCGCAATGACATTTTACCTGCCAAGACCGAAAAAGGGCAAGCGAGAATATCCGAGCGTGAGGCCGGATATCGACAATTACTGCAAGACCGTGATGGATGCGTTGAACGGCATGATATGGCAGGATGACGGGCAGATCGTGCAGCTAGAGGCTATCAAACAGTATGGCGATCCGAGGGTTGAGATAGAGATTCGGGAGGTGGGGTAA
- a CDS encoding dATP/dGTP diphosphohydrolase domain-containing protein: MIPGVGPDAPPTVNEKGGKQSYSPYRFDLLDAKAMLRLAEIAGRGAAKYGADNWRKLDINDNINHALVHLYAHLAGDKQDDHLVHALCRVLFATAQDGEEDEATDDEPKPYRVVLCGKITGVSGDTSSDLVLR, from the coding sequence GTGATTCCCGGCGTGGGGCCGGACGCGCCGCCGACTGTCAATGAAAAGGGCGGCAAGCAGAGTTACAGTCCATATCGCTTTGACCTGCTCGATGCCAAGGCGATGCTGCGGCTTGCCGAGATTGCAGGACGCGGGGCCGCGAAGTATGGCGCAGATAACTGGCGCAAGCTCGATATCAACGACAACATCAACCATGCGCTGGTGCATCTATATGCACATCTAGCTGGTGATAAGCAGGATGACCATCTCGTCCATGCGCTGTGCAGAGTGCTATTTGCCACGGCGCAAGACGGCGAAGAGGATGAAGCGACTGATGATGAGCCAAAACCCTATCGCGTGGTGCTGTGCGGGAAGATCACCGGCGTTTCGGGCGATACCAGCAGTGATCTGGTATTGAGGTGA
- a CDS encoding phage major capsid protein produces MPMISRSDADSLIPVETAKEILQSMPQQSAIMGLARRLPDMTAAQRTQPILSALAQAYFVNGDTGLKQTTKMAWDKKSIYAEELAVIVPIPDNVLDDTEYDIWGEVKPRLIEAFGIAVDQAVLYGTNKPGTWPDGITVGAAAAGHVVNLGAGADLYDDVMVEGGVLSKVEEDGYLVTGHIAALTMKAKLRGLRDANGVPLFNSSVQEKTRYTLDGTDCLFPLNGAIDAAQSLLISGDWSQLVYAMRKDVTYKVLTEAVITDADGKVIYNLPQQDMVAIRAVMRLGWQLPNPLNRVNPNNATRYPFAVLAPKA; encoded by the coding sequence ATGCCAATGATCTCCCGCAGCGATGCGGATAGTCTGATCCCGGTTGAAACAGCCAAGGAGATTCTCCAGTCTATGCCGCAGCAGTCGGCAATCATGGGACTGGCACGGCGACTGCCCGATATGACGGCGGCGCAGCGTACGCAGCCCATCCTGAGCGCACTGGCGCAGGCGTATTTCGTCAACGGCGATACGGGCCTCAAGCAGACCACCAAAATGGCTTGGGACAAAAAGAGCATCTACGCTGAGGAACTCGCGGTCATCGTGCCCATCCCGGACAACGTGCTCGACGACACAGAGTACGACATCTGGGGCGAGGTCAAGCCGCGCCTGATAGAGGCGTTCGGCATCGCAGTTGACCAGGCCGTGCTCTACGGCACCAACAAGCCTGGCACCTGGCCGGATGGCATTACGGTTGGCGCGGCTGCCGCTGGGCACGTGGTCAACCTCGGCGCTGGAGCTGACCTCTATGATGACGTTATGGTCGAGGGCGGCGTGCTTTCCAAGGTGGAGGAGGATGGCTACCTCGTTACCGGGCACATTGCGGCGCTGACGATGAAGGCCAAGCTCCGCGGACTGCGGGACGCCAATGGTGTGCCGCTGTTCAACTCCAGCGTACAGGAAAAGACCCGCTATACCCTCGACGGCACGGATTGCCTGTTCCCTCTCAACGGAGCAATCGACGCGGCGCAGTCTCTGCTGATCTCTGGCGACTGGAGTCAGCTCGTATACGCGATGCGTAAGGATGTCACGTACAAGGTGCTGACTGAGGCGGTCATCACCGACGCGGACGGCAAGGTCATCTACAACCTGCCCCAGCAGGATATGGTGGCTATCCGTGCTGTCATGCGTCTTGGCTGGCAGCTACCGAACCCGCTCAACCGCGTGAATCCCAACAACGCGACCCGCTACCCGTTCGCGGTGCTCGCGCCTAAGGCGTAA
- a CDS encoding DnaT-like ssDNA-binding protein: MAIESYISVIDADLYFGSRYGADQWRAATEVHKTQALITATRTIDMQRLRGRPTSDAQPLAFPRAVYWRGAWSAETEVPEAVKAATCEEALAILSQDTQRATRQRDGLTAVSIGDASESYSAEVLARAQSGGLLSAQAKMLIRPWLVGAVPIV; the protein is encoded by the coding sequence GTGGCGATTGAGAGCTACATCTCCGTGATCGATGCAGATCTCTACTTCGGGAGTCGATACGGAGCTGACCAGTGGCGAGCAGCCACCGAAGTCCACAAAACGCAGGCGCTCATCACCGCCACGCGCACGATAGACATGCAGAGGTTGCGCGGTCGCCCGACCAGCGATGCGCAGCCTCTCGCATTTCCTCGGGCTGTCTATTGGCGGGGCGCGTGGAGCGCAGAGACAGAGGTTCCCGAGGCGGTCAAAGCCGCCACCTGCGAAGAGGCTCTTGCTATCCTCTCGCAGGACACGCAGAGAGCGACGAGGCAGAGGGACGGTTTGACGGCGGTTAGCATCGGCGACGCCTCGGAAAGTTACAGCGCAGAGGTGCTTGCAAGGGCGCAGTCAGGCGGACTCCTATCGGCGCAGGCCAAGATGCTCATTAGACCGTGGTTGGTGGGGGCGGTGCCCATTGTCTAG
- a CDS encoding sigma factor-like helix-turn-helix DNA-binding protein: MEFQSKEQFIGDMPEQYTATIKGIRKMIAVREKQLAECEDTAVEGAKLAGQIVILRDMLDDMTRAKRTVEGYYAGDNCDDAYTCIRRMKASKHANASYEAYLLMEATDNSDYIRGLKRALRSCIKSSLTDKQRKALIWCEYRGLTQEQTAQKLGISQVMIHKHLGAARKKIGKKLSAVAQNRL, encoded by the coding sequence ATGGAGTTTCAATCCAAGGAGCAGTTCATTGGCGACATGCCAGAGCAGTATACCGCCACCATCAAGGGTATTCGGAAAATGATTGCGGTTAGAGAAAAGCAGCTTGCAGAGTGTGAGGACACTGCCGTTGAAGGCGCAAAACTTGCTGGGCAGATTGTGATCCTCCGTGACATGCTAGACGACATGACCCGTGCCAAACGTACGGTGGAGGGTTATTACGCCGGAGACAACTGCGATGATGCCTACACATGCATTAGGCGCATGAAGGCATCGAAGCACGCCAACGCAAGCTATGAGGCATATCTGCTGATGGAGGCGACTGATAATTCAGACTACATACGAGGACTGAAGCGGGCATTGCGCAGTTGCATCAAAAGCAGTCTCACCGATAAGCAGCGCAAGGCATTGATTTGGTGTGAGTATCGAGGGCTTACGCAGGAGCAGACGGCTCAGAAGTTGGGTATATCCCAAGTGATGATTCACAAGCATTTAGGAGCCGCTAGAAAGAAAATTGGGAAAAAACTTTCAGCAGTAGCCCAAAACAGGTTATAA